DNA from Clarias gariepinus isolate MV-2021 ecotype Netherlands chromosome 8, CGAR_prim_01v2, whole genome shotgun sequence:
CACTTCACTTTCCCACTACTtcaatttaaaaatcaaaatgtttgaaatagtCATCAGCTTTAAAACTTGGGGTTTCATTGCCAGGGAGATCTCACAACTTGtctaaagttaataaaatatcTTCACTGGCTGGCAAccttttaatttcttaaatttCATGCGCAAAAGAAATAACATTCCCTATTCCACCATCACCTCGTTATTTTAAAGCATATATTACACatgaaattaaaccaaaaaaatgtatGGCGGAAAACAAAAATTGGCAAGGGGAAGGAATATTAGATATTAGATCAATTTTACAATGGAAATACAATTAGGAACAATACATACAGTCCCaattttttatacaataaaacaatattgaagaTATCAATGCTATGAAATAACCACAGGGAATTGGAAGGTTaatcatttaaacaaatataaaataaaattatccaCATATTTGGGTTAATGTCTGTATTTAGAGCAAAAGATGGCTTTTTGTATTACTCTTTTTCCATCTTCACTCAAATCCTTAATAGCCGATTTCAGCAGGAAGTAGGAGGCCACAAAGGAAATTCCACCGGCAATGACAGAGCCCAGAATTGGGAATCTGTTCTCCAGCTGATTAGCCATGAGTTGATGTCCTGAAGCTACTTGACTTAGCAAGTCTTCTACTGCCTGTGCAGACAACTCTCTGCCAAAGGAGGAGGTTACCTCACCATGAAGCTCCTGCAGAAAATCACATGATAAGACATTGTCAGAATTCATAAAACATtgatcattatttttaaatgagaagTATGTGGGTAATATTGAAAGTCACTACTTTCATAttaatttttcaaaattttatatgaatttCCCTAATTTCACACCTATTTTTCTAATTGCCCTTTTCTCCTGTAAggttgctttgcgacaatgaccccACGCcaaaaaagcactatataattttttttaatttttttttattacattcaaTTGTATTGAACAAACAACTAGTCTTAAGGTACAGGTGAAACATTAAATCAtagtaaacttttttattttattttatggaatTTCTGTATTATTACTTTCATCAGTCAAAAATTTACATACACTTCCTTAGTATTTGGTAGAATTGCCCCAAATTAGCCCAAGTGAAAGAGTTTCAGGACAGTTTTACCAAATACTAAGTGATGTATGAAgtatatgtacatttttttttagtatccTTCCACAAGTTTTCTACAATAGTTTGctggaattttggcccactaaTCTGGACAGAACTGGTGTAACTGGGTCAGGATTGCTCTTCTTGCTCGCACTCGCCTTTTCAGTGCCATCCACAAATGTTCTATGGGTTTGAGATCAGGGCTTTGTGATGGCCACTCAAATGCCTTGACTTTGCTGTCCTTAAGCTACTTTATAACTAATTTGAAGATACAGTATGCTCGGGGTCCTTGTCCAAagcaaattacaaattacagcaaaatataaaaagtaaaaagtttagAGGTCAAGGATGATTTTGGCTTCAAAACATAAACCCCAACAACAAATAACGAGTGCCTAATacactacagtggaaccttggattgcaagtaacacaGTTTGTGAGCGTTCCGCAGGATGAGCAAAAATTTTAGTCTTGATTTATAAGTATCAAGTATTATTCTGGGTAAGTGCCTCCCATGCTTGGTCTCAGTGCGCATGCATCACTAGTATAGTCAATATCCAtgtgcgtgtgtactgtttactataaacaGTAACATATATATAACACTATGACCACCTGTGGTtgtgtaaagcatcttttattttgtgtttgtgtgtgtgaaagtcatcctttctaatgagacttgcttttgctttacaacagtaCACCcgcgtaaagcaaaagcaagtcttattagagaggttaaagatctattttttctctctgtcagaCTCcactgattccgttagtgtgacTGCACGCGAGTCATTAGAGTGTGCCCCCGCCTTTTCCTCtcaccttaacacacacacacacacacacatatatatatatatatatatatatatatatatatatatatatatatatatacacacacactttaatgaAAACACTGTTTTGTCACGATTCATTTTAAAGGtaatgtgcaggttaatttgttttatttttactttacagcagtgtgaTTCTGTTATTGTGTGCTTGTTAAGTTTCCTGAGAAAGtagtgtttctgtttagtgtgtgtgtatgtgaaagagGAGGGAGGGAGTTATTCGTCTTCTTggcttactttagcttcacacacgcacacatgcatatgcgtgcttaatattttgtaccaattatttttatatatttatattttggggggtttttaatctgagtttttattatttcttggggggggcggggggggttgttttgatatacaagtgttttgatatataaGCATGCTtcctgaacgaattatgctcgcatttcaaggttccactgtaccttcATACCATTTTTAACTAAAATCAATCCTTTTTCTGTGTTTGATTTAATAACATTAGCTGGGGTTGACAGGGAAAATTTTAGTCCATCCCAAAacacaaataatatatattttttcttttcctcaagACTCTAAACGGAAACAACTGCATCactgttaatattattttcagCAGCATGATGCCAGTCAGTTAAAGCatcacaaacatacacattcGCAAACTCGTTTAAAGTTGGGCCAGTTTACCTCAACCAGCAACTACTGACATGTTACTGGGAGTTAGAGAAAACCAGGGACTGGAACAGAGAACTCTCCACAGAGAGCTTATCCAGTGTACCACTTTAATGCTTCTGATAATTATctcttacttaaaaataatataaataataagaaaaataaagtgcACTGTACCTTAAATGATACACTTGTCATATTAGCTAATCGATGAAGAGATTTTTCATCTAGACAGAATGTTTGTTGATAATATTTTAAAGTCTCCATCAGTTTGGGAACAATGGCTCGCCTTGTAACACCGCTTAAGCTTGCTACGATTGCTTTCTTCCACACATCCTGATCTAGTGCGTTCTGTTTACTTTGTATTAATGATGAACTGAGGATGGGTAGTGACAAAAGCAGGGCATGTCTTTTGTGTCCTTCCAGCTCTTCTAGCAAGGTCATTTGTAGTGCAGGAAAGTCATAGTGCTGTGGGTGAAAGCAGGACAGCAGGAAAATCTGTGGGTGTTCCACCTGACCACTTCTCAGATTCTTTTTGCAGTCTTTACGGAGGATGTCCAAGACAGCATCATCTGACAAACCTCTTTGACCCCTGCGCCTAGCATTTGCCTCCAAATCTCGATCCACTTTGTTCCTGACAAAATAAAACGTCTTCTGAGCCTGCATTATACATTTAGCCAGTTCAGAATGGTACTCCTGAAACCGGTCAGATGTGACAATGATGAAGAAGTCATATTTTAAGAGGCCAACATCCTCCAGGTAAGTTCCAGGCTGAAAAGAGGGAGTCCCAATCCCTGGCAGGTCCCACAGCAAGACATTTTTAGCAGTGGGGTGTGAGTATGCTAAGGCCTTCTGAGTGGTTTCTGTTACACCTGTCTCTGCTGCTTCAGGCTCATCATCATTAACCCCACGAAATGCATTGATAAAAGAAGATTTGCCTGCACCTGACTCTCCTGTAATGGCAATGTTTAGAGTCACAGATTTTATCTTTTCAAGCATGCCTTCCACTTGTGCCACAACTTCCGTGACCACGGAGGAGTGCAGGATGCTCTTCATCTCATTCATTTCTGCGTCACTTATTCCAAACTGCGATGCCATAGTAATGTTCAATGGATGAAACCTTctgtagaataaaaataaataaaaaatgaacccaaaatatatatttaactgaACTGTGTCATCTTCATTAAAAATGGTAGCATTAGTGTTACTATGATTGTCATATTTCTAAAATCAGAGCAAGAGAAAGCAAAATACcagtccttctcaaaaaattagcatattgtgataaagttcattattttctgtaatgtactgataaacattagactttcatatatttcagattcattacacacaactgaagtagttcaagccttttaattgttttaatattaatgatttgtatgatggcatacagctcatgaaaaccccaaattcctatctcaaaacatttgcatatttcttccgaccaataaaagaaaagtgtttttaatacaaagaaagtCAACCtccaaataattatgttcagttatgcactcaatacttggtcgggaatccttttgcagaaatgactactttaatgcggcgtggcatggggcaaacagcctgtggcactgctgaggtgttatgaagGCGCAGGATGCTTTGATAgtggccttaagctcatccagagtgttgggtcttgcgtctctcaactttctttttacaatatcccacagattctctatggggttcaggtcaggagagttggcaggccatttgagcacagtaataccatggtcagtaaaccatttaccagtggttttggcactgtgagcaggtgccaggtcgtgctaaaaaaataaaatcttcatcttcataaagcttttcagcagatggaagcatgaagtgctccaaaatctcctgatggctagctgcattgaccctgcccttgataaaacacagtggaccaacaccagcagctgacatggcaccccaaaccatcactgactgtgggtacttgacactggacttcaggcattttggcatttccttCTCCCAAGTCtacctccagactctggcaccttgatttccgaatgacatgcaaaatttgctttcatccgaaaaaagtactttggaccactgagcaacagtccagtgctgcttctctgtagcccaggtcaggcgcttctgccgttgtttctggttcaaaagtggcttgacctggggaatgtggcatttgtagcccatttcctgcacacgcctgtacacggtggctctggatgtttttactccagactcagtccactgcttccccaggccccccaaggtctggaatcggtccttctccacaatcttcctcagagtccggtcacctcttctcgttgtgtagcgttttctgccacactttttccttcccacagacttcccactgaggtgccttgatacagcactctgggaacagcctattcgttcagaaatttctttctctgtcttacCCTcatgcttgagggtgtcaatgatggctttctggacagcagtcaggtcggcagtcttacccatgattgcaggtttgagtaatgaaccaggctgggagattttaaaagcctcaggaatcttttgcaggtgtttagagttaattagttgattcagatgattaggttaatagctcgtttagagaactttttcatgatatgctaaatttttgagataggaattttgggttttcatgagctgtatcccaaaatcatcaatattaaaataattaaaaggcttgaacttcttcagttgtgtgtaatgaacctaaaatatatgaaagtctaatgtttatcagtacattacagaaaataatgaactttatcacaatatgctacttttttgagaaggacctgtatatataatatactgttaATATAATCCCACCATTTCACttgtgcttgaataccatcaaggttaaAAGTTTTCTCggtatgctggagccatgactgcactgcctgcttcatgtctgaaacactggacTTGATTCACAAAAAATTTCATCaccagtcccagtttgactcgctcccagtttttttttttttacggttaTTTTTGCAGTATAGGTTTCAggttaaataatttggatttTGGACTACCTTTATATCCAGAACAGAACAATTTCTTCTTAATTAAAaagtttcattaatttttttattatagttgtagaattatttttttgggacttttattatataaattatatactgtatcattaaCCTACAAGTATGTTAATCAAACCAATTATATCTCATATATTAAAAGTACCTCAATCAAATTAACAAGGAGTGAAAGGTTATGCCCTTAGGCCCCAAATGTTGTTAGGGAAAAAAGttgagacatactgtacatgtagggCTGACAAAAAGAGGAATTTCATCCAGAAGATGAGTAAATTCAAGGTACAAATTGTGCAAATTAAGACCAAATTGTCTATTTGGAGCTAAGCACTAAGCAGTATTAAGGTTTACAGATGGACTAACTTCTCCTTTTAGAGAGCATGCATGATGCTGTAATGACCAGCCTTTTCCACCACCCTTAGGTCCATACAGAGAGTACCCACAGGGGCCAGGAGGATGTATGACTTTGAAAGAATATCATATTTACGAGGCGATtaaaaagtttcaagactagGCAGCACAAGAACATAACTGAAAGacaagagatcaggaagaccttcaacaaaCTCCACCCCAGATTGGTTATGTCGAAAACTAACCATTGTCTGCATATCATATggaacagtccaggcaatcctcacgtgtgatttgaacatgcaaCATGTTGCTGCCAGGTTCGGAGGAACATCAGGTCGAAGTCTGGCAAATAACTCAACTCTTTAAGCTCAGATCTTTCATGTCAACGATCATTGCCTGTGATCAAAACTGGGTGTATGTGTACGACCCTGAGacgaagcaacagtcttcacagtggaagagcccaaCGTCTCCAAGACTGAAAAAGGCGAGGCAGGTCCGCAGCTcgaccaagtgcatgctcatcaTCTCATTCAACATTTGCATCGAGAATTCGTGCCCAGGGGCCAGACAATCAATAGCCAATTCTCCTGCGAGGTTATAAGTCATCTGAGGAATGACATACAGCGAAAAAACAGAGCAtgtaaacagagctaatctcTAAAGTTTTTGATAACCCTTTTATTGTGAGGTGCTGCACATCtaagttatttatttcttttttttttttataaaggatGAGTATTATGATTGTGCACAAACTCTGTAGTAATCATTGTTGAAAAATCCAGCTTCAGTGAGCAGCTGCCAAACTACAGGCTAAACTGGTTCAGACACTGCATCGTATTCTATTTCTTTACAAAATCTATTAGTAAATGTTTAAGGTTGCTTTGCTGTTGTGGTatttccttaaaaataaataagtaatgacaGAAACATTGCCTGTGATGTTACATTAGTAGCAGTATTAAATGGTTTCTATTTGCTAATGATCGGGTTTCAGTGAGTCGAAATGCTGCGTTTGTTCCTTGTTTAAACCGCTCTTAGTTTCACTTTAATTCATTGACACGGTACTCAAAAAGAGAAATTGTGTAAAACTAACTTcacaaaaactatttaaaagtaGTTAATTCTTACCTCTTCACagaagaataaataaacaggaCGCGTCCCTGAGAAATCAAGCACAAACCAACTCCACCCAGTGTTTACTGAGTCCAAGTGTAAAAGTTCGTTGCGCTTTCTGAAAGCGAGAGAGCGAAAGTATACATTAAGTATAAGGACATGTAATCTACTTTTATGTCCACAAGGGGGCAGCATCCGCCTATCTGTAAATCTGATGCAGACACATACGACACGTGGTAACACATTTCCAATGTGCTACTACATTACTGATGAGAGTGATAAAAGATACTGTTATATTTATCAAAACTATTAATTATAGAATGTATTTTCTTAATTCAAGCATATTTTCCCCCCAAACAAACTTAACacaaaacatactttttatGACTGATCACTCATAACaatatgaccacctgcctaatattaagTAGGTTCCCCTCTttgttctgacacctttatattggaaccagcattaacctttgagccacagtagctcttctattggacgGGAGTACACGGGTCAGCTTTCACTCTCCACGTGCATCAATAAGCCATGTCCGGTTtgccagttcaccggttttaTTTCCTTGGATCAcgtttggtatgtcctgaccactgcagcctgggaacatcccGCAAGATCTGCAGtgtctgacccagttgtctagccattaaaatttggcccttctcacagtagctatatttttaatatcttgttacaatggAGGTTGGATGTGAGTGGGatgtattaggcagcaagtaaacctttttcctgaagttgatgtgttggaaccAGAAAAAATA
Protein-coding regions in this window:
- the LOC128528692 gene encoding interferon-inducible GTPase 5-like, which produces MASQFGISDAEMNEMKSILHSSVVTEVVAQVEGMLEKIKSVTLNIAITGESGAGKSSFINAFRGVNDDEPEAAETGVTETTQKALAYSHPTAKNVLLWDLPGIGTPSFQPGTYLEDVGLLKYDFFIIVTSDRFQEYHSELAKCIMQAQKTFYFVRNKVDRDLEANARRRGQRGLSDDAVLDILRKDCKKNLRSGQVEHPQIFLLSCFHPQHYDFPALQMTLLEELEGHKRHALLLSLPILSSSLIQSKQNALDQDVWKKAIVASLSGVTRRAIVPKLMETLKYYQQTFCLDEKSLHRLANMTSVSFKELHGEVTSSFGRELSAQAVEDLLSQVASGHQLMANQLENRFPILGSVIAGGISFVASYFLLKSAIKDLSEDGKRVIQKAIFCSKYRH